TGCACGTGTTGCCTGGTCCAGACCAGTCCGTTCGCGCCTTCCATTCTCGGGCCTCAACCGTTTCCCTGCCGACTTGTCGTCGATCGGTTAGTGATGCCGTGGTTCTCAGTGGCTGCAGCGGTCGCTTGACTCTAGACAGCCCCGCTATTCTCGGAGTCTCCACGCGTTCAGTGACATCCTGTGCCCAAGGAACAAGGGACGTGCGGGCCGAAATTCGGATCGTATAAAAGTAGGTCAAGCCCCTTTGCGACCAACATTTTTGCGTAGTCCCTGGACCCTTTTGCTGACGCATCCCGGGTTTGAGTTTTCGTCTGATGATGCGCACCATTCGCTCCTCCTTTCTGACCCTGCATTGATCTCTTCTCTCGTGTCTAGATCGCCCGATTGCATGCTGTTACGCCCCTCTCGCTACATTCGATGCATCAGGTACAGGGGTTGCACACGTCGTACCCACAACTTTGGAAGGCAGTTTGAGCGCATCACGAGAGTCCCTGGCTGCTCGCCTGCTCGCCTGCTATCTTGCCTCGGCCGCCAGGGCCAGTATAATCCGTCCTGTGCGTACATGATGGGGCGTCCCTCGCACCATCGTGAGGACTCGTCCTCCAGCAAGAGCCACCGGCCAGCCCAGCCAAGCTCGCTGCGCCAGAGCCACGCAGCTTCGAGTCGAGACAGTAGCCAGGACAGCGGCCCGGCATTTAGACAAGCAGTCCCTTCTAGGGATGACGCTGCTCGTGGCGATGCCACCGTTGGCGGCAATACAGACGAGTCCACGCCATTGATTTCCGACGGCGGAAGTACCGAACGCAGGCGATCGAGCGCCGTTCACCCTGGCGTTTGCAACCACGGCACGTTTAGCCCTCGACCGATGACCCCGGACGAAGTATTCCCCATTGCTAGGGACGATATTGTCACCACGGGGCCCGACGGGCTGTTTGACAATTCCTCGTCCCAAGAATCAATCGATGAGGGCTGGAAGAAATGGTTTAGCGGGAGAATCCGGACCAAGAGGATGGGCGAGACTAGGGAACTCGCTCATCGAGCTGGATTCAGAGATACGCCCTTGATGTGAATATTTGCAAACGCCCACAGCCTCCCATCTGGCTTGCTAATAGTGTCGATAGGTATCTGTCCTACTACATTCCTTGCTTGAATTGGATGCAGCAGTATAAATGGTCCTATCTCCAGGGCGACCTTGTGTCTGCCATTACCATTGCATCCTTCTATCTCCCCATGGCGCTGTCGCTCGCTTCCAACCTCGCTCATGTACCTCCAATTCACGGCCTGTATGCCTTTGTTTTCCAGCCCTTCATTTACGCCTTGCTGGGTTCATCGTCGCAGATGGTTGTTGGTCCAGAGGCTGCTGGCTCTCTGCTTGTAGGCACGGTTGTGCAGCAGAGCGTCGACAGCGGTGGCTCGGCTGAGGATAACGACCTCGTTCATGCCCAGATCTGTGGGGTTGTAGCTGGTATGGCGGGAGCTACGGTTTTGATTGCAGGAATAGCACGGTTGGGTTTCTTGGACAGCGTACTAAGCCGCCCCTTTTTGCGTGGATTTATCAGCGCCATTGGCTTTGTCATAGCCGTAGACCAGCTCATCCCTGAGCTTGGTCTGAACGATCTTGCAAGCGACGATGGCGCAAGCCACGGCAGTACCGTTGAGAAGATTGCCTTTATTGTGGAAAATATTAGTGAGGCCCACCATCTCACGTTTGCTGTTGCCGGCATCAGCTTCCTAGTCATTATGATTTTCCGGTGAGTCTTGACATTCGTTGGTGCCGTATGCCGTATGCCGTTCATCGGGTTGCTGACAAAAGTACAGCGAGTTTAAAAAGCGTCTTGAACCTAGATTCCCCTCGGTCGTGTTTGTACCAGATCGAttcttggtcgtcgtcgtttcTGCCATTCTCTGCTGGCATTTTCGCTGGGACAAGCAAGGCGTTGAGGTCCTTGGCGCCGTCAAAGCCGCCAACGGAGGCGTTTTTGCATTTAGATGGCCGTTTCAAATGGCTCACATGAAGCACATTCGCAGTGCCATGTCGACGTCTTTTCTTATTGCACTGCTCGGCTTCTTCGAGTcatccgtcgccgccaagagCCTGGGAGGCAATGATGCCATTCAAGGCATCGAATTGAGTGCAAACCGAGAAATGATTGCCCTAGGCACTGCCAACCTCGTCGGCGCTTGTTTTATGAGTCTGCCGGCCTTTGGAGGCTATGGGAGGAGCAAGGTGAACAAAACGACTGGTGGCAAGAGCCCCGTAAGCTCGATTCTGCTGAGTTTGATCTCACTCTTGTCCATCTTGTTCCTGCTGCCGTACTTTTACTTTTTGCCGGTGAGTGTGCGTTCTCGTTGAGGTTTTGAACACGTGTTTGTCTAACACTCGACAGAAACCTGTTCTCTGTTCCATGATATCTGTGGTGGCGTATTCATTGATAGAGGAGGCGCCGCATGACATTGCCTTCTTCGTCACAATCAGGGGCTGGACGGAGCTTGGGCTCAtggccgtcatcttcctGTCGACGATTTTCTACTCTCTCACGctcggcatggccatggggGTTGGCATTTCGATCCTTCTCGTCATCAAGCACAGCACACGCCCTAGAATTCAGATTCTGGGGCGCATTCCCGGGACGAACCGGTTCGAAAACGCCGAGTCTGGACGTGCATGCCTGGAGTTTATTGAGGGCTGTCTCATTGTCAAGATTCCTGAGCCGCTTACTTTTGCCAACACGGGGGAGTTGAAGGCGCGACTGCGACGGCTAGAGCTGTATGGAACTTCAAAAGTGCACCCGGCTCTCCCCCGTCTGCGGAGCCAAGAATCCAACCGAAACGTCATCTTTGACATTCACGGCGTCACATCGATGGACGGCTCGGGCACGCAGGTTCTTGAGGAAATTGTACGCAACTACCGAGAACGCGGTGTACGAATCTTCTTCTCCCGTGGCCCCAGTCGGCGAGATCACGCCGTCTGGAAGCTGCTGGAACGAAGTGGCATTGTGGCACTGAGTGGAGGCGAGTCGCATTTTGTGAATGATGTCGAAGAGGCGTTGCGATGGACAGAGTACGAGGACAGCATTGGCGTTCGGAGCGGTGGCAGCGGTTGAGGTTGGCAGTGAGGAGAGGGGGAAATGCATGGGAACGGCGCATTCTGTTTTCAGATACCAGAAGCTTGCATACGGATGGTTGGATCTAGTATATTTATTGTGTTTTTATAGCACGGAGCATGGGAGCATGGGAGCATGGCAGAGCCACGAATTGATGTCTGAACGACATGTATTTTGTCTGTTCTCTACACGCGCACTTGGCAATCAACGCCCACGCAATGGAGAAGTCGATTGAAACTAGCAAACATGtgcctcgtcctcgcagTCACAGGCCACTGAGCATAAAATTTCGCGATGGCCTTGAATGTTGTGCAGTCCGCACGAGCCCCCTGCAAGACAAGCAGAAACCTCAAGTATCAATGGGTCCATCAATAATCCAAGGTCCCAAGTCATGCAGCCTGCGGCCAGGGTCCCACGCCAGTGCCCCGCCGAAGCCCACTCCAGACCACACCAGTTGATCCTTTAGTCCCAGCGCGCACATTTCACAGCCAAAAACGAAAATTTTTTTACACAGCCTTTATAAGTTGATTATACTCTGGTCTCGTTCAACAATCCAACCGGACTGTTCCGAGCGAGGTTAGCAACCGAGTTCGGATTCGCCCGGTTAGCTCAATCGGTAGAGCGTGAGACTCTTAGAGTACACGAAATCTCAAGGTTGCGGGTTCGACCCCCGCATCGGGCTTTTCCTATATCCAAGAAGCGATTGAGAATGGGTTCCGGTGGgatctctttttttttttcatcttttaTAAggtctttctttcttttactttttattatatttgAATTGTTCAATTTTTTTACTTGACTGACAAGATTGTCAACGCTTGCGCAAAGGGTCTGTCTGGTTAGAAAATACGTCCTTCTCGCGGCGGGCAGCAGCGGGCCTGGCCATTGCCTGGAAGACAACCAGACTGGTATTGACTGAGACGACTGGTCGCAGAGTCGATTTTCCGTGGCTGGATATCCGACGCATCGCGGTCAGTCAAGATGTGCGATGGAAATGCTAAACCGCTTACCCCTCAGCAAGTGAGTGGCAGtggcgtctggtggcacTGGTCCCGAATCCCGACTGTGTGATTTTAATTTCCGAGTATTTGGCCGTCGAGTACCTGTCACAGAAAACATTTATCCAAGAGGGAGATCCGTTGCAAACAGCGCAATAATTCATCAAGGTACCTGTCAATACGTCGCAAACATTCCAATTTAGTATAGAATTTTGCTCTTCACCACGAGGCTTGGGGTGACGTAAGTGCACGGCGACTGTGTCGTGTTTTGTAGATTCTAGACTTGGTGTCGAGTACTTAAGCAGGCATTCACATGTAACAACTACGGCCACGATACGGGAACAAGCTCAAACGTGGAGGGAAGGGCGGAATCCAAACTTTACTGTGCTTGCTGACCAAGATCGTGCTCCAAAGTCAATATGGCATGCCATTTCTTTTCCCGGTCCATTTACCTTTGGGGATAAAGTCTGGGCTTGGTGGTTGTCGAATAACGTCGTTGCTTGAGGAGggggaagacgacgagacgAGTGGCTTGAAGTTTTATTTCCCGCGTTGCATTTACATGGCTTCAATCCAATGCTCCAGGCAGCTACAAGACTGGAAATCTAGATTCTATTTGAGGCTTTTGATGAAAACTGGGGTTctagaagctgctgctggtgtattttggctttttgctcttgttgtTGCGTGGCAGCAACGACGGATGGGAAAAGTACTTTAGACGAAACATTTTTCACATGCACGGATTGTACATGGATTTGGGTTTTCTGCACATTGACGCTTTCGACACTAGTACAAGACGTTTTTTAACATATCCAAATGATACAAGAGGCTCAATTAGCATTTGTTCAGCACAAGTGCCGTAGAATCGTCCATCCAAAACTGGGGACAAGAGGAGACCAACCTCGCGGCAATGTAGTTGCCATAAATTTAATTTACACATCGACATTCCACAACCTTCCGCATGTCCCGTCATAGGGCACAGCAGAAACGGTAAAAGTCGATTGCATCTACCGTAGAGTTGGGTTTGCCAGGCTACAGTGTCAGGTCTGCGTAGCCATTTTGAAACgttgatgagaaaaaaattaatttcgcaagaaaaataaaatagCCGCAAAAGTcaatataatttattttttgaTCCTGGTTATTATATCATAACATGCGAAAAATAACGGATATACGTGCATGGcaaaaaaatatataaagagcCGTATTCGACATGTAAAAACCATGCGCTCTCTGCAAACCAAATCAACCTACACTGCTACTACAATACAATACAACAATCTATTACTATTCACACCCAACCCAACGCCAACATGAAGTACTCGATGCTCTCTGTTGCCGCCTTCGTGGCCTCCTCTCTGGCCTCCCCGGCATACTTCTCGGGCGAACCCGAGAAGCCCGGCGACATCACCATCAACAACAGGCTGAATACTAACGTCAACCTGGACATCCTTCAGCCTAATCCaatcgacgtcgacgaggtTGGGGTCTACAACCGCCGCGTGATTATCAAGGGGCTCTCATCATACACAATTCCTGAAAAAGAAGTACCGCCAAGCGCGGACCTGAGGCTGAGGGTGCTGTCGCCCATGCCGGGGCAGGGCCCGGTAGATGTGATCTACAGGAGTCTCCATCGCGGTCCCGATTCCCCGTTTACGTACGATATCAGACGCAACGACCCGCATTTCGTATTCCCCGGCGTTGTCGATATTCAACCTCGGCCCAGGACGCCTCAGCCTCAGTGCCGTCGCCTGACCTCGTTCCCTCAAGGCCACCACATACCCGTCCTACCAAAATGCGATGCCGGCACCAAACTCCTCATCACCCTGTGCGAGCAGAATCATCCTGACtgccctcctcgtcctcatcctcctcccacTGAGTATGAGGCCGAGTGGCTTTAAAAAGTGCCAATCACCGCCGCAATGGCAGCTCAACCTGCCGCCGCAAGAATTGCCAGGGGCCCTTTGGATGGTCGTCTTGTTTTGGAGGAGGATGTTTGGTGTTGAACTCTGGACAGCACCCTAGAGCTTTGCTCAAGGATCTGTGTTTCCTATCCTTCTATCCTTAGTTAATAACTAgcacctaggtagttatTAATATAGTCTATGCCCAAAACTGTTCCCCGTTGTCAAGCCGTGACGGCCGGTTTGGAGGACGAGAGTCACGAGACCATGCTTGGCCCGGTCAAGGAGGAGTAGTTGTGGTACAAGTAGTAGCGCATCAATATGTAGTTTGTATCCTTCATTCCTGTAAAAGGCACGGCACGGCTCATCATTGCCTGGCAACAATTCCATCCAGACACCGGACGGCTTCCCTGACGGTATCCATCCCGGGTGCCTCATCCTCAATACACTTGGTCAAGTCGTAGAGATGGCCCTGCCCCTCTGCCACCAGCAGCGTCACCTTGTCTTCGCCGAGGGAGTCCCTCATCTCTTCGCTCACCGCCAGCTCCACGTCGTAGTCGGCGTTGCCGTGGAAGATGACGGTCGGCGGCCACGCCTCCACGCGAGCCTTGGCCCCGGCCGCATCTTCCTTTGCCCACGCGTAGCCTGGGTCGACGTCACCCAGCAGCTCGACCCACTGGTTCTTGTGAGTGTAGTAGTCGTACAGCATACCCCGGAGACGAGCAGCGTCGTCTGAGTCATCAGGGGATTGCGGGCGAGCTGGAGGCTTGTAGTCGGGGTTTCTGGAACCATCGGGCGTGAGTTGGCCGACGTCAAAGGCAGACGGGTCGCCGGGACGTGTTTCGCCAATGACGACGGGGCCGGCGATGATGGGCGCCATGACCGAGTCTGGAATCGGCTCCGGCGTGAGCAGGGTGGACGAGTTGAAGAAGCTGTGGCGGAACGAGTTGATGCCCTGGGCTGAGAGGAGCGCGAGCGGTTTGACGGGGTTGTGATGAGCCAGCATGGCGCATGGGAAGAAGCCTGGATATTATTGTCAGAGAGAGAACGACTGGGCTTGCGAGGAAGCATCAATAATATCTTCAACGTaccgccgctgctgccggcggcAATGACACGGCGTTTCTTCCCATCAGCACGCCAGTTCCGGGCGAATTCATACGCCGCTTCGACGTCTTCCATCAGGCCCTTGGACGTGGTCTGGGGCATGAGGCGGTAGCTTGCGCTTACAAGGGGCCATTTTCTCTCCCAGCAGGTCTGGTATACCGGCCAGGCCAAGCAAGTCAAGCGTCAGCCATGCGCACTCTAGATATATATGTAGCCCTCGTGAGAGGCGTGGGAAACCGACCTGAACGAGCCACGGCGGCACTGCCCTTCGTCCCCAGCCAACCAGGCCCCCGGCGTGAAAATACAGAACAACGGGTGTGTCTGTGGGATAGCCATCCTCGGTGTAGATGTCGCAGTGAATCGCCATGCCGTGGTTGGCGAATTCTCGAGTTAGTTTCTCCAGCATGGCCCAAGTCGCCGCAACTTGGCGGATTCCGCTTCTGGTGTTGCTTTCAATCACCGACTCGTCAAGTTTAGAAAGGACGGTTTCCGGGCCCAAGCACTCCTTCATCAAGAAGGTttttgtactccgtatacttTTGGGAATGACGGCCTCCATCTTTCAGCAGCGCAAGCCACCACAGGGGTCTTTCAGCTTCATGTCACAGCGTGAAGACGAGGCGGGGATTCTTATTGCCCAACACCCCCGCAGCCAGGCAACAAAGGCGTGTCGGACAGACGTAATGCACCTAGATACACAGATGTACGTCAAGGCTTGGCTCTATATAGCAGGTCGATGGAGCTGCTGCGAGTTGGACTATTGCTGCCGTTTATCTGGACGAAGACATGTAGCGTTAATGTTGATTGTGCAAGTAGTAAGAAGGCTTCGGCTTTTTTAACTAGGTACCTTGTACTGCGTTAAATCAATATCAGTCCTAGCATATGGCTCATAATGTGCAAATCGTAGAATCTAGCACTTGAGGGGCGAAACATGCCTACCTACATGTACTTCCTCtaccctaaccctaacccttacCCACAACGCCTCAGCGAGTTGATCTCTCTGAAGTCTGAATCATCCCTTCCTAACCTGCTTCCTCTCCCAACTCATTATTGCCAAAAACGTGTTTGCGCAAAAGTCAAAAGGAGATTCTATCCCGAAAATGAGCTGCTGGTATCTGTACGTCATCCAAGAACAACGACATGCGACATGTTCCAGTCAAATACACGAATGGCAAAAGTGGTCATCCACAGCAACGTCCGTCCTGCTTGCAATTTGATCGTTTCACCTCAAATACACTTGCTTCATAGCGTGCGCCAAGAGACTCGCCATCCATCGGTTTCAAAAAGGAGAACCCGACTGACaaagaaataataatctcAAGGCATATGTTACACGGAGGTCAAGCTGCAACAGAGGCACAGGCCTGACGATGGTTACGCACACGCTCGAGACTTGATTGACGCCTTGCGCATCCAGGCTGGCTTGCTCTCCGCTGTTTTGTATAAACAAGGGTCATCCGCCCTCAGGGGTCTTGAGAAGACCACAAGGCTTTGATATGAAAGCgaattattaactaaatacaaatttgctccaagcccttaTATAGTACGTCCTTGTCACATTCTCCTACAAAATCATTAGCCAACAAATTACCGAGTGGCAAGGGGAAAGGTTCTTAGATTCAATCAAGACCATTGTCTCCATCGAGTTCCTCACAGGAGCGCATCCTTGGTTTCGTGGTCTAGTTGGTCATGATTTCTCGCTAACACCGAGAAGGTCCCCGGTTCGAGCCCGGGCGAAACcacgttttctttttttgatTCCACAGTCTACGGATCTttgtatcttttttttttaaatccCCTTTTCATTCCGATCGCATGTCGCGTGGTAGGCTCTGTGCAGATTTGTATCTTGCGGACTTGCGATTCTGCAACACATCACGCGCTGTAATACGTTTCTCTAGATTATACAACTTTTATCATACCTCGAATATCTCCAACTCTAGCAGCAATGTTTCTATTCTGTAATGCCCATCTCGTTGTGTCAAACGTGtccaaaaaataaaaaaagacaacATCTCCCATGTATTACCCTACAGGGCACCACTCCATGGAGGATAGCTCCGTCAACTCTTCCGCTTATAGTCTAAATTTTCATCGCTTTTACATATATACAGTCTATCATACCCCATCATACACGGTCTATCTACGTCTATTTCACTCTACAGTTGCGACCCGCCAGCAAAGTCTACCTTCAAACCCAGCACCCGCTTGACACCCAGCCAGAGCTCAAAGGCCTCCAGCTTCACCTCCACCCTCAGGTAACCCAGCCACGCGGCAAACACCCTCAAACCATTTGGCGGCCAGAGCAGTGATCCCTTGTTTCGAATCTGCTCTAGCTGTTCATGGAAGACGGTGCGTGTACAGTACCGCGCGAGAATCAAAAAGCTGCGAATAGGACCTTGACGAGTTTGCAGGCTCTCGTCCAAGCTCCGTGTTAGATCGTTTGTTTTGAGAATGAGCAGGATGATGCGCGGCACTCGGCTGAGCATCTGGACCAGGTCGACGATGAGCCCTTCTTGAAGGGACGAGCTCATGTTTtgctcctcgtcggcacTGCGGGTCTGCAGGATAGAGCCCTGATTACTGACGACGCTGAAGTCACGTCCTGTAATGGCGGATGCGAAGAGGGGAAAGTCTTGGTCGCCGATGCCGGCGACTTCGTGCGAGTACTTCTTCATGCGGTCCATGTCGCCGTCAATGACTGCCAGCCACATCTTGGCGTATGAGCGCCGCAAGGGCAGCGGGATATCTCTGTAGAGGCCGTGGTCGTAGAGTATGACATCAAAGTTTGGGCCGCGTCCGATGCCACGGCGAGCATTGTTCTTGCGAATGGCAATGTTCCCACCGTGAGGATCGCAGTGCAGCGGAGCGCCATCTCCGAAAATCATTTCGTTGAAAATGCGTGCTAGCGTGGCAGAGACCTCGTCGCGGTCGATTCCGTTCTTGTCCAGGTATTCCAGGTCGTCGGGTCGAGCACCAGACTCGCAGGCCATGACTATAATACGCTTCTTGGCCCAAATCACCTCGGGAATGACGAGAGGCAGTTCCGGCATCTTGGCAAAATGTGCCTTCATCCGCATGGCGTTGTCCGCCTCCTCTTGAAAGTCGAGTTCCTTTGGAAGCGACACTTCCATCTCGGAAGAAAGCCACTCGAGGTCGTATTCGGGGAAGAATCGTTTCAACGTAGAGAAAGTGTATTTTGTAAGAGCGAGATCCAAAGGCGCAAATGCTTCGAGGTCAGGGTGCTGCACTTTGACGGCGACTTTGCGACCAGACTCCTTCAACGTTGCTAGATGGACCTGGGCAAGAGAGGCTGCGCCAATTGGTTCACTTGAGAACTCAGAAAAGATGTCCCATAGCTCTCCATTGGTGTCTTTGCGGAACATATCTTCTATTGATGCAAACGACGAAACGGGACACTTGTCTTGCAACGGGACGAAAGTTGTTGTCCATTCGGGCGGCAAGAGATAATTCATGGCGCTCTGTGGAGGAGAGAGCACGGTTAGTCTTCGTGTTTGGCGCTATCGGGAGAACTGCCCTTCATACCAAATGTTGGCCCAGCTTGATGAAAATGCCGCCATTCTTTTCCAACACTTTAAATGTTCTCTCGGCGCAACGTTTGTGGCACGCTTGCAAGACCTTGGTTTGTTCTTCCTCGTCTTGTATCGTGGCTTTTGCGTTTAGTGTCGTACGGTAACTGTCAAGACGATTAGCCCCATGATATACCATGGCATCATGCAGGTCGGTGGAAACCCCTACTCATTAATACAAATAGCCAGTGCGGCAACAACTCTACCGGTTCGCTCCATAGACTCGTAGCTATTCCGAATTTCATCTGTAAAAGCAAGCGCTGTGCTCGCCACACCAGCTGCACTGGCCGAGGCGAATAACAACACCCTTCGAGATCGCGATCCTCTACGACCATTGCCGTTGGCTCCTTGTGATGAGCCCCTAGCCGAAGCAAAGCGTCTGAGTCCTCCAAACGGGTGAGAATTCGCGACGGCCAATTGGCCCTGACAAGCTGAGCATGTCCATGTTCTGGGGCCAAGCCGGGTGGCTATTCGGGGGATCGTAAGAGCGCTCATTCTGTGAAAAAGGGATCCTGGCGGGCATCGGGGAACACCGCCGTCAAATACTCTCAGCGACGTTGAGTGGTTGCCACCAAGGTTGAGACATGCATTCTCAAagcaaacaagaaaacaaaaacaacGTACGGCGAGGCAAGGATATGGAGTGAGGCAGAAGGGAGCCTTGAAGTGGTGCTAGTGTTGGACGGTCACtcgagacaaaaaaaagttggGGCGGCTCATCAGCATCCACATGATACATCGTCATCAGAAGATCAGCTTTTCAATCTGTGCGACACGGTGATTCGCCGAGGCGCCTGGCCCCCGTCCTCAATCGGTTGGGAACGGAGGAACGGGGTGTCCAGGCACGGCCTGTCCAGGGCCGAGCCAGCTGCGGCCGTGGCTGCCACTGGCACCAGCGACATCAATGACAATGGAACAGCGCTATCCCGCCTCCAGTGCAGACCTCAGTGATGCATGCGCTCTGAGGAACAGGCGGCGCAC
The DNA window shown above is from Metarhizium brunneum chromosome 1, complete sequence and carries:
- the ABCP2 gene encoding ABC1 family protein MCP2, whose amino-acid sequence is MSALTIPRIATRLGPRTWTCSACQGQLAVANSHPFGGLRRFASARGSSQGANGNGRRGSRSRRVLLFASASAAGVASTALAFTDEIRNSYESMERTGRVVAALAICINDYRTTLNAKATIQDEEEQTKVLQACHKRCAERTFKVLEKNGGIFIKLGQHLSAMNYLLPPEWTTTFVPLQDKCPVSSFASIEDMFRKDTNGELWDIFSEFSSEPIGAASLAQVHLATLKESGRKVAVKVQHPDLEAFAPLDLALTKYTFSTLKRFFPEYDLEWLSSEMEVSLPKELDFQEEADNAMRMKAHFAKMPELPLVIPEVIWAKKRIIVMACESGARPDDLEYLDKNGIDRDEVSATLARIFNEMIFGDGAPLHCDPHGGNIAIRKNNARRGIGRGPNFDVILYDHGLYRDIPLPLRRSYAKMWLAVIDGDMDRMKKYSHEVAGIGDQDFPLFASAITGRDFSVVSNQGSILQTRSADEEQNMSSSLQEGLIVDLVQMLSRVPRIILLILKTNDLTRSLDESLQTRQGPIRSFLILARYCTRTVFHEQLEQIRNKGSLLWPPNGLRVFAAWLGYLRVEVKLEAFELWLGVKRVLGLKVDFAGGSQL